A region from the Methanofollis liminatans DSM 4140 genome encodes:
- a CDS encoding S8 family serine peptidase, with amino-acid sequence MLVLVGFAAAGAPGGSVVGTDDRMPYLVVLKDQPDSGTSYAMMKAQAASSQATVLSSISAIDRATAQSAEQFWIVNAIRVEADEATIERIALLPGVDHVEPDMQMQVDDPVYEVSDAVDAQYIRSSEEFMLPWHLDWIETPAVWNAGNQGEGVTIAVVDTGIDGSHPAFGGRVKAFADFVNSDNTSAYDDNGHGTHCAGTAAGGEVVVSSYSGEYNVLLGVAPGADLIGAKVLNSAGSGTTSAILKGIEWSVENGADVISLSVGSYYLDKNTTPIEIWPGETVSLTLEVGGNIGYDGGLYEPQFVVGGYTLPEMGMAVGISPYEPEPANLSMALYAPGMSAATGGYIDWDGFDHLSNKVTFKAPYVNNSGNWNGFWTVEITNNGNDIVWLDEARIAAAYQANGNTAYEDALNTLADSGVVAVVSAGNSGYFGTGTIGTPGTAEDVITVGATDYCMDYRATFSSIGPVNRANPYVKPDLMAPGVGILSAYPNGRYAVMDGTSMATPGVAGTVALMLAGNETLTPGAVKETLMETAVHIKEDGTAMATPELNNLYGAGRINAYSAVEATGGLHGTAPLPYLTELFGGSSYDGSVDPNNVKMLSVCWNATAGAPMAGETVNFRVHYLDASSPVEIFNETFVTDANGMATATIGISAVPPGASFYTDMTWDGRTLSDSEHKYVPSNGGAAVTEPLFVSQGFIAPVNGSVTVRYPLLKADGSAYTEPVGLTVGEIYDETLAPTNGVIEATIDFAGFNVNPYGGLDVKINERYAGSISFSYEVWYEAFSSPKMAICPPTGSIDIALSVAGNHGSGGTVTSKDYAVYVTAFTETEILSLPSEISGPLAAGMPVDGAALIEATGGMKSEEFVGTVQVRNGIGIYDFTMPEDCYVAVVKFADPENFEGYYDSFMVSVVYGSMSPWTLHRVTPTVPVSLNTGDSTYVNVYDFDWSATWDQENYCSVPGDGANLTAIVYTCNGTTETETPLAGKTVWLYTADGVQTKTTGADGTCTFTLDVAGKTFEDAILITEGISTYGWADDYMPFYPDSYSRIRPGILSGEQQAAAEIWTLYPDSEYRWMDVDYQGNGAYMVSLHSYGPDDEAIVERGIFTGSPIEGWNSLGTEFASTLAYTGEWAMNLTPSQDGTYEVSAAVLVPGTSSFNWMSQDFDVPGAGVAYTVKKDVLAGETVPVTFTVTDNDGNPISNAKVGFFLGGASSFDYGVSDDEVRPLNILHMDNIYPDPYAEVLTGYTDTNGQVTLTFHAPSAEMMLYRGALGFSDYVPYRVSCYKDDEVLKGGAVWQGVDGAFMLTTAALPDFVPSVQAPHVVKLNRDDSIAVNDLYLYITNQGTADFIRTDKDIVVRASVGSKDQSTTYSGNIAVGETKQALHTSFQARASDYGINTSDYHLPVNTNVDVTVNPDRTIGEISYANNNVVYPVRITAPDLAAQIMTPSIVIQSGTATPIALVVTNQGEVPAVATTMTYVITGSPTATIAVPALGAGESYTVWRNQTLLASPGTYTLSLEVNPNGATDYETTFANNKANRTVHCYLHPSTSIVLPQEQVLVPGTTYDLPVVVNGAENLAAYQMTFTFDPAVVTVTDVTSGAIPLTAKNIGTGTVAFNGGTTTGISGNVTVATIHLSAIGSSGDETVFGLAAQLWDAAEYPIPVEVTAGGAVLLLYGDANGDGVVDQADTLRVLREVVGLTAKPAAGSMAFLQTDVHENTAIEVGDAMFIAQKNAGLRDPYFRIL; translated from the coding sequence TTGCTGGTACTGGTCGGCTTTGCAGCCGCCGGAGCACCTGGCGGATCCGTTGTCGGGACAGACGATCGGATGCCGTATCTCGTGGTGCTCAAGGACCAGCCGGACAGCGGTACATCATATGCGATGATGAAAGCACAGGCTGCATCAAGCCAGGCCACGGTGCTCTCGTCGATCAGTGCGATCGATCGAGCCACTGCGCAGTCTGCCGAGCAGTTCTGGATCGTGAACGCGATCCGGGTCGAGGCAGACGAGGCGACGATCGAACGGATCGCCCTCCTGCCCGGTGTCGACCATGTCGAGCCAGATATGCAGATGCAGGTGGACGACCCGGTCTATGAGGTCTCTGACGCAGTCGATGCCCAGTACATCCGGAGCAGCGAGGAGTTCATGCTCCCCTGGCACCTCGACTGGATCGAGACCCCGGCCGTCTGGAACGCCGGGAACCAGGGCGAAGGCGTGACGATCGCCGTCGTGGACACCGGCATCGACGGTTCGCACCCGGCCTTCGGCGGCCGCGTGAAGGCCTTCGCCGATTTTGTCAATTCTGACAACACCTCGGCCTACGACGACAACGGCCACGGCACCCACTGCGCCGGCACGGCTGCCGGCGGCGAGGTCGTCGTCTCGTCGTATAGCGGCGAGTACAATGTTCTCCTGGGCGTCGCCCCCGGTGCCGACCTGATCGGCGCGAAGGTGCTGAACTCGGCAGGTTCCGGTACTACCAGCGCCATCCTCAAGGGGATCGAGTGGTCGGTCGAGAACGGGGCCGACGTGATCTCCCTCAGCGTCGGGTCGTATTATCTGGACAAGAATACGACGCCCATTGAGATCTGGCCCGGCGAGACGGTCAGCCTGACGCTCGAAGTCGGAGGGAACATCGGCTATGATGGCGGCCTGTATGAACCCCAGTTCGTCGTCGGCGGCTACACGCTCCCTGAGATGGGCATGGCTGTGGGGATCTCCCCGTATGAGCCCGAACCGGCCAATCTCTCGATGGCCCTGTACGCTCCTGGCATGTCGGCCGCCACCGGCGGTTACATCGACTGGGACGGTTTCGACCATCTGTCGAACAAGGTGACGTTCAAGGCGCCGTACGTGAACAACAGCGGGAACTGGAACGGTTTCTGGACCGTTGAGATCACCAACAACGGCAACGATATAGTCTGGCTCGATGAAGCCCGGATCGCCGCTGCCTACCAGGCCAACGGCAACACCGCCTACGAAGACGCACTGAACACCCTCGCCGACAGCGGCGTGGTGGCGGTGGTTTCGGCCGGAAACTCAGGCTACTTTGGCACCGGCACCATCGGCACCCCCGGCACGGCCGAGGACGTGATCACCGTCGGCGCCACCGACTACTGCATGGACTACCGGGCGACCTTCAGCTCCATCGGACCGGTGAACCGGGCGAACCCGTACGTCAAGCCCGACCTGATGGCACCGGGCGTCGGGATCCTCTCCGCCTACCCGAACGGCCGGTACGCTGTCATGGACGGCACCTCGATGGCCACGCCGGGCGTCGCCGGCACCGTCGCCCTCATGCTTGCGGGTAACGAGACGCTGACGCCGGGAGCGGTGAAGGAGACCCTCATGGAGACGGCCGTCCACATCAAGGAAGACGGCACGGCGATGGCGACCCCTGAGCTGAACAACCTCTATGGCGCAGGCAGGATCAACGCCTACAGCGCGGTCGAGGCGACCGGCGGGCTGCACGGGACCGCACCCCTGCCCTACCTCACCGAACTCTTCGGCGGGTCGTCATACGACGGCTCCGTCGACCCGAACAACGTGAAGATGCTCTCCGTCTGCTGGAACGCCACAGCGGGTGCACCCATGGCAGGAGAGACGGTGAACTTCCGGGTCCACTATCTTGATGCCTCATCCCCCGTCGAGATCTTCAACGAAACGTTTGTGACCGATGCCAACGGTATGGCGACCGCCACCATCGGCATCAGCGCCGTCCCCCCGGGTGCCTCGTTCTACACCGATATGACCTGGGACGGTCGCACCCTCTCCGACTCTGAGCACAAGTACGTCCCGTCCAACGGCGGGGCTGCGGTAACCGAACCCCTCTTCGTCTCGCAGGGTTTCATCGCCCCGGTGAACGGTTCGGTCACAGTCCGCTACCCCCTGCTGAAGGCCGACGGATCGGCCTACACCGAACCGGTCGGGCTGACTGTGGGAGAGATCTATGATGAGACCCTGGCCCCGACCAACGGCGTGATCGAGGCGACGATCGACTTTGCAGGCTTCAACGTGAACCCCTATGGGGGCCTCGACGTCAAGATCAACGAACGATACGCCGGCTCCATCTCGTTCTCGTATGAGGTCTGGTATGAGGCGTTCTCCTCGCCGAAGATGGCGATCTGCCCGCCGACAGGCTCGATCGATATCGCCCTCTCGGTTGCCGGGAACCATGGGTCCGGCGGGACGGTCACCTCGAAGGACTATGCCGTCTACGTGACCGCCTTCACCGAGACCGAGATCCTCTCCCTCCCGTCCGAGATCAGCGGCCCGCTCGCCGCCGGCATGCCGGTGGACGGCGCCGCCCTGATCGAGGCGACCGGCGGCATGAAGTCCGAGGAGTTCGTCGGGACGGTGCAGGTGAGAAACGGCATCGGTATCTATGACTTCACGATGCCCGAGGACTGCTACGTGGCGGTCGTCAAGTTCGCCGACCCCGAAAACTTCGAAGGCTACTATGACTCGTTCATGGTCTCGGTCGTCTACGGTTCGATGTCGCCCTGGACCCTCCACCGCGTGACCCCGACGGTGCCGGTCTCCCTGAACACGGGCGACAGCACCTATGTCAATGTCTACGACTTCGACTGGTCGGCGACCTGGGATCAGGAGAATTACTGCTCGGTGCCTGGCGACGGGGCGAACCTGACCGCCATCGTGTACACCTGCAACGGCACCACCGAAACAGAGACGCCCCTGGCCGGGAAGACGGTCTGGCTCTACACCGCAGACGGCGTCCAGACGAAGACCACCGGCGCCGACGGCACCTGCACCTTCACCCTCGACGTCGCCGGGAAGACCTTCGAAGATGCGATCCTGATCACGGAGGGGATCAGCACCTATGGCTGGGCTGATGATTACATGCCGTTCTATCCGGACTCATACAGCCGGATCCGCCCGGGCATCCTCTCCGGAGAGCAGCAGGCGGCTGCCGAGATCTGGACACTCTACCCTGACTCCGAGTACAGGTGGATGGACGTCGACTACCAGGGCAACGGCGCCTACATGGTCTCGCTCCACTCCTACGGCCCTGACGATGAGGCGATCGTCGAGCGCGGCATCTTTACCGGGAGCCCGATCGAGGGCTGGAATTCGCTCGGAACCGAGTTTGCCAGCACCCTCGCCTACACCGGCGAATGGGCGATGAACCTCACGCCCTCGCAGGACGGTACCTATGAGGTCTCCGCCGCCGTGCTGGTGCCCGGCACCAGTTCGTTCAACTGGATGAGCCAGGACTTTGACGTGCCCGGCGCCGGTGTGGCCTACACCGTGAAGAAGGACGTCCTTGCCGGCGAGACGGTGCCGGTGACCTTCACGGTCACGGACAACGACGGCAATCCGATCAGCAACGCCAAGGTCGGGTTCTTCCTGGGCGGCGCTTCAAGCTTCGATTACGGCGTCTCCGACGACGAGGTCCGCCCGCTCAACATCCTCCACATGGATAACATCTACCCCGACCCCTACGCCGAGGTGCTGACCGGCTACACCGACACAAACGGCCAGGTCACCCTGACCTTCCACGCCCCGTCGGCTGAGATGATGCTCTACAGAGGGGCCCTCGGGTTCTCTGACTACGTCCCGTACCGCGTCTCCTGCTACAAGGACGATGAGGTGCTCAAGGGCGGAGCGGTATGGCAGGGTGTCGACGGTGCCTTCATGCTCACCACCGCCGCCCTGCCCGACTTCGTCCCCTCGGTCCAGGCCCCGCACGTAGTGAAACTCAACCGCGACGACTCGATAGCGGTCAACGACCTCTATCTCTATATTACGAACCAGGGCACCGCTGACTTCATCCGCACCGACAAGGACATCGTAGTCCGTGCATCGGTCGGGAGCAAGGACCAATCCACCACCTATTCGGGCAACATCGCCGTGGGTGAGACGAAACAGGCCCTGCACACAAGTTTCCAGGCCAGGGCTTCGGATTATGGCATCAACACCAGCGACTATCACCTGCCGGTGAACACGAACGTCGACGTGACGGTGAACCCCGACCGCACGATCGGTGAGATCTCCTACGCGAACAACAACGTGGTTTACCCGGTGCGGATCACCGCACCCGACCTTGCGGCGCAGATCATGACCCCATCGATCGTGATCCAGAGCGGCACCGCAACGCCGATCGCCCTTGTGGTCACGAACCAGGGAGAGGTCCCGGCCGTTGCGACCACGATGACCTACGTGATCACCGGGAGCCCGACCGCGACGATCGCCGTTCCCGCCCTCGGCGCCGGCGAGTCCTACACGGTCTGGCGGAACCAGACCCTCCTGGCAAGCCCGGGCACCTACACGCTCAGTCTCGAGGTGAACCCGAACGGTGCCACCGACTACGAGACGACGTTTGCGAACAACAAGGCGAACCGGACGGTCCACTGCTACCTCCACCCGTCGACCTCAATCGTACTGCCGCAGGAGCAGGTGCTCGTGCCCGGCACGACCTATGACCTGCCGGTCGTGGTGAACGGTGCGGAGAACCTCGCGGCCTACCAGATGACCTTCACCTTCGACCCGGCGGTCGTCACGGTCACGGACGTGACCTCGGGGGCGATCCCCCTGACCGCCAAGAACATCGGGACCGGGACGGTCGCCTTCAACGGCGGGACCACCACCGGCATCTCGGGCAACGTGACCGTTGCGACGATCCACCTCTCGGCGATCGGTTCGAGCGGCGATGAGACGGTGTTCGGGCTTGCGGCCCAGCTCTGGGACGCTGCCGAGTACCCGATCCCGGTCGAGGTGACCGCGGGCGGCGCAGTGCTGCTCCTCTACGGTGACGCGAATGGCGACGGCGTGGTCGACCAGGCCGACACCCTCCGCGTGCTGCGTGAGGTCGTCGGCCTGACGGCAAAACCGGCCGCCGGATCGATGGCTTTCCTCCAGACCGACGTCCATGAGAACACCGCCATCGAGGTGGGCGATGCGATGTTCATCGCCCAGAAGAATGCTGGCCTGAGGGACCCCTACTTCAGGATCCTGTGA
- a CDS encoding DUF1616 domain-containing protein — protein MSEDKPAIVEALEPGAVPKDLVAIALWTVATVLCVYLPVLNTSVLRVVFGLPMVLFIPGYALIAALFPAKDDLDGIERVALSFGLSIAVVPLIGLALNYTPWGIRLDPILTALVIFTFAMIAAAHWRRVMLPQEKRFFVPFASMAAEARSELFPAESSRLDRALSVVLIVAIAAAIVTTVYVIVVPKEGEHFTEFYILGSGGKAADYPTDFFAGTEQSLIIGVGNHEYRNVTYTVEVLLTDQTFDTATNTSTVNKMERIGRFSLEIPHNTTVEEPYSFSIERTDMNRLQFLLFNETIPSDAVWGEDRIEASYRDLHLWVRVRPPVQ, from the coding sequence ATGAGCGAAGACAAGCCCGCGATCGTTGAGGCCCTGGAACCCGGGGCCGTGCCAAAGGATCTCGTCGCCATCGCCCTCTGGACGGTGGCGACAGTGCTCTGCGTCTATCTTCCGGTGCTGAACACGAGCGTCCTGCGGGTGGTCTTCGGCCTGCCCATGGTCCTCTTCATTCCGGGCTACGCCCTGATCGCCGCCCTCTTCCCGGCAAAAGACGATCTCGACGGCATCGAGCGGGTCGCCCTCTCCTTCGGGCTATCGATCGCTGTCGTCCCCCTGATCGGGCTTGCCCTCAACTACACACCCTGGGGGATCAGGCTCGATCCGATCCTCACCGCCCTGGTAATCTTCACCTTTGCGATGATCGCCGCCGCACACTGGCGGCGGGTCATGCTCCCGCAGGAAAAACGTTTTTTCGTTCCGTTCGCCAGCATGGCGGCGGAGGCGCGATCAGAACTCTTCCCGGCTGAAAGTTCGAGGCTCGACCGGGCGCTCTCGGTCGTCCTGATCGTCGCCATCGCGGCCGCCATTGTCACCACGGTCTACGTGATCGTCGTCCCGAAAGAGGGCGAGCATTTCACCGAGTTCTACATCCTGGGATCAGGCGGGAAGGCCGCCGACTACCCGACCGACTTTTTTGCCGGGACCGAGCAGTCCCTGATCATCGGGGTCGGTAACCACGAGTACAGGAACGTCACCTACACCGTCGAGGTGCTGCTCACCGACCAGACCTTCGATACGGCGACAAACACTTCCACGGTAAACAAAATGGAGCGTATCGGGAGGTTCTCCCTTGAGATCCCCCACAACACCACGGTCGAAGAGCCGTACTCCTTCTCCATCGAGAGGACCGACATGAACCGGCTCCAGTTCCTCCTTTTCAACGAGACCATCCCCTCAGACGCCGTCTGGGGCGAGGATAGGATCGAGGCGAGCTACCGGGACCTCCACCTCTGGGTCCGGGTCAGGCCGCCTGTTCAATAA